In Salvelinus namaycush isolate Seneca chromosome 16, SaNama_1.0, whole genome shotgun sequence, the sequence CTTTATCATCGTCCGTTCTAATCCACCCGCGCCATTCCGTTTCTCCCGACGTCAGAAGGGGCCCTGGACCAAGTGCACTGGGCGGAGAACTATCCTGCGTGTGGTGGCCGGAAACAGTCCCCCATTGACATCCAGAGGCAGAACGTGCGACACAACCCCCACATGATACACCTAGAGCTCACCGGATATGACGCTCAGAAGGGTAACTTCCTCATGAAAAACAACGGACactcaggtaaaaaaaaaaagtagtggGATGATgtctgaaatttaaaaaaaattaaaaaattaaaaacgtCATATTCCCAGTATTAGTCTATACTATTTTATTATATTGAATGAACTATACGTTTTGAAAAAAAATGATGACAACAATAAGATCTTTAACAAATGTATCTAAATTAAGTTAGGATTGCTTCCTTTAACAACGAGACGGCTCAAAATGTGGTCCTGCTCAAAATGTGGTCCTGTGTGACTCAGCAGGTAGAGCAAGGCACTTGCAAAAGGCAAGAaatgtgggtttgattcccgctgaGGCCACCCacatgtatgcacgcatgacttgctttggataaaagcatctgctgaATGGCTTACGTCATAATGATTAAAAAATGTCTTGTCTTGTGTTGTGGCCAGTTGAAATCGTCCTCCCTCCCAGCATGGTGATCACCAAGGGTCTCCCCGGGCATTACACGGCCGTCCAGATGCACCTCCACTGGGGCGGCTGGGACCTGGAGGAGAGCGGGGCAGAGCACACCCTGGACGGCATCAGATACATGGCAGAGGTGGGCTAGTGCTACAGAtacacgacccccccccccccccccccaagactaATATATTGCTTCTGAAGGGTGTAAGACAGTGAAACAAATAGAGGTGGGCTTGACTTGACCGTAGTGGGCCTCAACAGCAGTGTTTGTGCCATCATGACACTCTTTGCCACTCCTTGTCATGCCAACATCACAAGGTGTTGACCTGatagcactaacagatctgggaccagtaaTACTGACCGCTACCTCCACAGTGCATCTCAGTaatactgatctgggaccaggctacagctACCTCAACAGTGCATCTCAGTaatactgatctgggaccaggctacagctACCTCCACAGTGCATCTCAGTaatactgatctgggaccaggctacagctACCTCAACAGTGCATCTCAGTaatactgatctgggaccaggctacagctACCTCAACAGTGCATCTCAGTagtactgatctgggaccaggctacagctACCTCCCACANNNNNNNNNNNNNNNNNNNNNNNNNNNNNNNNNNNNNNNNNNNNNNNNNNNNNNNNNNNNNNNNNNNNNNNNNNNNNNNNNNNNNNNNNNNNNNNNNNNNcctctttcctctcctcccccccccctctccctcgccTTTTCCCCCCCTTCCTCCACAACCACCTCTCGCCCCGGGGCGCCTAGGCAGACACATGAATGAATTTCACGCTCTGCTTTCTCTACCATCAGCCCACTAGCAGGTCCATCCATGTTTCAGCCAGTGAAGGCCTGGATCGAACAACACTAGAGGATAAGTAGAAATGATGTCAGCACAGCACAGCCAATAGGGTCATTAGAATGATAGTAACCCTAGAGATTAGAGTAACATTACGTAGTAGTATGTGTCACGGACTTACCTAGAGGTGTCTCTTAGAGTAGGATGATAGCAAACGAATATGTAAGGATCAGTCACTACAACGCACTAGAacacctgtgtatgtgtgtgtgagagtacaAGAATGTATACAGTATGAAACACTAGAAGCGAGCTCATACTAGAGTGACCTTAGAAACTAGAGGGATCCAAGATTATAACAATAGAATAGAACACGATACGACAGGGTAAAGATAGAACACGAGGTCATTAGAATGATAGACACATAATAGGatcattagaatgatagaacactagagggCATTAGAATGACTAGCAACACTAGAggtcattagaatgatagaacactagaggACTCAGTAGACATGAATTAGAACACTAGAGGGTCATTAGAATGAATGAACAATAGAgggtcattagaatgatagaacactagagggtcattagaatgatagaCACTAGAggtcattagaatgatagaacactagagggTCATTAGAGATGATAGACATAGCAGGGTCATTGAATGATAGAACACTAGGGTCATTAGAATGATACAAACCAGAGGATCATCTAGAAGGATAGAACACTAGAgggtcattagaatgatagaacactagtTTGAGGATacattagaatgatagaacaactagggtcattagaatgatagaacactgaGGTCATTAGAATGATTAGAACACTAGAgggtcattagaatgatagaacactagagggtcaattagaatgatagaacactagagggagcacattagaatgatagaacactagagggtcattagaatgatagaacactagaggTCATTAGAATGATAAACACTAGAggtcattagaatgatagaacactagaggTATTAGAAAGtataaaaaacaataacaaaaaaagtagagggtcattagaatgatagaacactagaggtcattagaatgatagaacactagaggtcattagaatgatagaacactagagggTAATTAGAATGATAGAAAAACTAGAGGAGaattagaatgatagaacactagaggtcattagaatgatagaacactagagggtcattagaatgatagaacactagagggtcattagaatgatagaaactagagggtcattagaatgatagaacactagaggatcattagaatgatagaaccactagagggtcattagaatgatagaacactagagggtcattagaatgatagaacactagaggataattagaatgatagaacactagaggataattagaatgatagaacactagagggtcatagaatgatagaacactagagggTCATTAATGAAGAACACTAGAGGGTCATTAGATGATAGAACACTGAGGGTCATTATAATGATAGACACTAGAGGGTCATAAGAGATAGAAAAACTAGAGGGTCCATAGAGTGATAGAACACTAGAGGGTCATTATaatgatagaacactagagggtcattagaatgatagaacactagaggatcattagaatgatagaaatagatcattagaatgatagaacaaTAGAGAGGTCATTAGAATGAGTAGAACACTAGATGATCATTAGAATGATTTAGAACACTAGAggtcattagaatgatagaacactagagggtcattagaatgatagaacactagagggtcattagaatgatagaacactagagggtcatgagaatgatagaacacagaggatcattagAATGATAGAAACTAGAGGTCATAGAATGACATAGAAAACACTGTAGTAgggtcattagaatgatagaacactagagggTCATTAGAATGATTAGAAACAACTAGAGGATCATTAGACATGAATAGAAAAACATCAAAGGATCATGTAGAATGATAGAATAGAACACTTAGAGGGTTTCAGAATGAGAGACAGCTATAGAGTCATTGAGTACAGGATGATAAGCTAGAACAATAGTGATGGAACACATAGATATAGAATATAGAACACTAGAgggtcattagaatgatagaacactagaggtcattagaatgatagaacactttAGAGGGGGGTCATattagaatgatagaacataGAGGGTCTTAGAATGATTGGGTCTTAGAAACACTAGAGgggtcattagaatgatagaacaataggggtcattagaatgatagaacacactAGAGGGTCCTAGAATGATTAGAACACTAGAGGGTCATTAGAAGATAGAACACTGGGGATCATTAGAGATAGAACACTAGAGGGGTattagaatgatagaacatagagggtcattagaatgatagaacacagagggtcatttcattagaatgatagaacactagagCTAGAGGGCTCATTTGAATGATAGAACACATAGAGGGTCATTTGAAACATGAATTAGAATTAGAACACTAGAGGatcattagaatgatagaacacaatAGAGGacattagaatgatagaacactagtTATGAACACTGAGCAAgggtcattagaatgatagacactagaggtatagagggtcattagaatgatagaacaaTAGAAGGTCATTgaatgatagaacactagaggCATTACATTAGAGAGACAGACTAGAATAGAACACTAGAgggtcattagaatgatagaCACATAGAAAGTCATTAGAACACTAGAGGTaattagaatgatagaacactagaggTCATTATAATGATAGAATTAGATCTTTTAGATAAGACACTAGAGGGTCATGAATTAGAATGatgatagaacactagaggggtcattagaatgatagaacactagagggtcatagaatgatagaacactagagggtcattagaatgatagaacactacgagggtcattagaatgatagaacactagagggtcattagaatgatagaCAACGTAGGCAGGGTCATTgaatgatagaacactagagggGTCATTATgaatgatagaacactagagggTCATTAGAATGTAGAAACTAGAGGGTCATTAGAATGATTAGAACACTAGAGGGTccattagaatgatagaacactagagggTCATTAGATGAAGAACACTAGAGGATCATTAGAATGATGAGAACACTAGAGGAatcattagaatgatagaacactagaggataattagaatgatagaacactagagggTCATTGAAGTGATAGACACATAGAgggtcattagaatgatagaaAACTAGAggtcattagaatgatagaacataGAGGATCATTAGAATGATAAACACTAGAGAgtcattagaatgatagaacactagaggatcattagaatgatagaacacgaGAGGatcattagaatgatagaacactagacggtcattagaatgatagaaactagagggtcattagaatgatagaacactagaggtcattagaatgatagaacactagagggTTCATTCgaatgatagaacactagaggTCATTAGAAATGATAGAACCTAGcgggtgtttattatggatccccattagttcctgccaaggcagcagctactcttcctgggtttattatggatccccattagttcctgccaaggcagcagctactcgtcctggggtttattatggatccccattagttcctgccaaggcagcagctactcttcctggggtttattatggatccccattacttcctgccaaggcagcagctactcgtcctggggtttattatggatccccattagttcctgcctaaggcaagcagctactcttcctggggtttattatggatccccattagttcctgctaaggcagcagctactcttcctggggtttattatggatccccattagttcctgtcaaggcagcagctactcttcctggggtttattatggatccccattagttcctgtcaaggcagcagctactcttcctggggtttattatggatccccattagttcctgcaaggcagcagctactcttcctggggtttattatggatccccattagttcctgtcaaggcagcagctactcttcctggggtttattatggatccccattagttcctgtcaaggcagcagctactcttcctggggtttattatggatccccattagttcctgtcaaggcagcagctactcttcctggggtttattatggatccccattagttcctgtcaaggcagcagctactcttcctggggtttattatggatccccattagttcctgtcaaggcagcagctactcttcctggggtttattatggatccccattagttcctgtcaaggcagcagctactcttcctggggtccaaacatagAGCACTTACATTTCACATAAAACAATACTTCATATAAcattactacaccactacatatctacaatacaacatgtataacaccaccatacaacaatatcacaaAGTATATGTGTCTGtaccgttgtgtgtgtgtctcttcacagtccccgcttgATAGATTACTTTCATTGGTATGGTTATAATGGCAAATGTGTCAAGATGTGGGCTTACAGGTAAACATTAAaatggaactgacagcatttgaACAACTTTGCAGTTtctgaaacaaacagacaatcataatatcagttaaaaatatcaaattcccagtttacGCTACAAAACCAAGTTAATAAGACATTTTTAAAAAACGTTCTATTTAATTCTAAAACTGTAAAAACGGTCAAAGTGAAGAACGGTTAATATGGCGCTGTCGGAACAGGCTTGGATTAACTTCTTAACAAATCTATCCTCTCCTTACTCATTGGTCCTCCCACTACCCCCCTATCCTCTCCTTACTCATTGGTCCTCCCACtgcccctctatcctctccttacTCATTGGTCCTCCCACTACCCCCCTATCCTCTCCTTACTCATTGGTCCTCCCACTACCCCCCTATCCTCTCCTTACTCATTGGCCCTCCCACTGCCCCCCTATCCTCTCCTTACTCATTGGTCCTCCCACTACCCCCCTATCCTCTCCTTACTCACTGGTCCTCCCActacccctctatcctctccttacTCACTGGTCCTCCCActacccctctatcctctccttacTCATTGGTCCTCCCACtgcccctctatcctctccttacTCATTGGTCCTCCCACTGCCCCCCTATCCTCTCCTTACTCATTGGTCCTCCCACTGCCCCCCTATCCTCTCCTTACTCATTGGTCCTCCCACTGCCCCCCTATCCTCTCCTTACTCATTGGTCCTCCCACTACCCCCCTATCCTCTCCTTACTCACTGGTCCTCCCACTGCCCCTCTTGCAGCCAGGTGTATATTTCAGGCAGGTTGACATCGCCTGTAGTACATCTGCCTCTGTAACCTTTGATTCGCCAAGACTCACACCTGCTGTAAAGGGGGAAAACAAATATTAATATTCAAATGTCATGTTAAATGTACCTATAATGATGCTGCAATGGTTGTCCTCAACGACCCTCTTCCTTTAGTTTCCTTTCATATTCATCGTTGACATGAGGCCATTTGTCAGagttctgtatagaacaccaggctgtttgtcagggttctgtatagaacactaagctgtttgtcagggttctgtatagaacactaggctgtttgtcagggttctgtatagaacactaggctgtcagggttctgtatagaacaccaggctgtttgtcagggttctgtatagaacactaggctgtcagggttctgtatagaacaccaggctgtttgtcagggttctgtatagaacaccaggctgtttgtcagggttctgtatagaacactaagctgtttgtcagggttctgtatagaacactaggctgtttgtcagggttctgtatagaacactaggctgtcagggttctgtatagaacactaggctgtttgtcagggttctgtatagaacactaggctgtttgtcagggttctgtatagaacaccaggctgtttgtcagggttctgtatagaacaccaggctgtttgtcaggattctgtatagaacactaggctgtttgtcagggttctgtatagaacactaggctgtttgtcagggttctgtatagaacaccaggctgtttgtcagggttctgtatagaacaccaggctgtttgtcagggttctgtatagaacactaggctgtttgtcagggttctgtatagaacactaggctgtttgtcagggttctgtatagaacactaggctgtcagggttctgtatagaacaccagtctgtttgtcagggttctgtatagaacactaggctgtttgtcagggttctgtatagaacactagGCTGTCAGGGTTCTCTATATAACACCAggctgtttgtcagggttctgtatagaacaccaggctgtttgtcagggttctatatagaacaccaggctgtttgtcagggttctgtataggaCACTAGGCTGTCAGGGTTCTCTATAGAACACTAGactgtttgtcagggttctgtatagaacactaggctgtttgtcagggttctgtatagaacaccaggctgtttgtcagggttctgtatagaacaccaggctgtttgtcagggttctgtatagaacaccaggctgtttgtcagggttctgtatagaacactagGCTGTCAGGGTTCTCtatagaacaccaggctgtttgtcagggttctgtatagaacaccaggttgtttgtcagggttctgtatagaacaccaggctgtttgtcagggttctgtatagaacactaggctgtttgtcagggttctgtatagaacactaggttgtttgtcagggttctgtgtagaacaccaggctgtttgtcagggttctgtatagaacactaggctgtttgtcagggttctg encodes:
- the LOC120061715 gene encoding carbonic anhydrase 6-like, coding for MECFSLLVQLMLVSVASAGIDGIHWTYTEGALDQVHWAENYPACGGRKQSPIDIQRQNVRHNPHMIHLELTGYDAQKGNFLMKNNGHSVEIVLPPSMVITKGLPGHYTAVQMHLHWGGWDLEESGAEHTLDGIRYMAEVG